Proteins encoded together in one Rhinopithecus roxellana isolate Shanxi Qingling chromosome 3, ASM756505v1, whole genome shotgun sequence window:
- the LOC104660005 gene encoding U6 snRNA-associated Sm-like protein LSm5 translates to MAANATTNPSQLLPLELVDKCIGSRIHIVMKSDKEIVGTLLGFDDFVNMVLEDVTEFEITPEGRRITKLDQILLNGNNITMLVPGGEGPEV, encoded by the coding sequence ATGGCGGCTAACGCTACTACCAACCCGTCACAGCTGCTGCCGTTAGAGCTTGTGGATAAATGTATAGGATCAAGAATTCACATTGTGATGAAGAGTGATAAGGAAATTGTTGGTACTCTTCTAGGATTTGATGACTTTGTCAATATGGTACTGGAAGATGTCACTGAGTTTGAAATcacaccagaaggaagaaggatTACTAAATTAGATCAGATTTTgctaaatggaaataatataacAATGCTGGTTCCTGGAGGAGAAGGACCTGAAGTGTGA